From one Lolium rigidum isolate FL_2022 chromosome 4, APGP_CSIRO_Lrig_0.1, whole genome shotgun sequence genomic stretch:
- the LOC124647293 gene encoding putative F-box protein At3g49980 — MGTATRSPLDEEDLLIEILLRLPPLPSSLPRASLVCKLWRRIISDRSFLRRFRDHNHRRPPLLGLFFHRRKGVRFVPTLEPPDRIPATRFCLPHTHEDGWFFCGCHRGLALLYSILHRQAVVWEPLTGNQRSVAFPPGFNNIEDAAVLCSSPEGDCKSASFIIVLVRSTTTHAVASVYDSESNAWGDTISTPVSATGGICCMKPSTLAGNGLYWLLVGGNILEFDLQKLSLAEIEKPAALKWYDYSNIQVVRTEDGSLGLATLSGFSMLLWEMKADSDGFLGWVLQKTIQLDKVLSLEGTDEDCIVIWGYTEDSNMIFVSAEPDIFMIQLDTVQFKSLSRSFYITRYYPYSSFFPTDISL; from the exons ATGGGGACGGCGACCCGATCCCCGCTCGACGAAGAAGACCTCTTGattgagatcctcctccgcctccctccgctgCCGTCCTCCCTCCCCCGCGCTTCCCTCGTCTGCAAACTATGGCGGCGCATCATCTCCGATCGCAGCTTCCTACGCCGCTTCCGCGACCACAACCACCGGAGACCCCCTCTCCTTGGCCTGTTCTTCCACAGGCGCAAGGGAGTGCGCTTCGTCCCCACGCTGGAACCGCCGGACCGCATCCCCGCCACACGGTTCTGCTTGCCTCACACCCACGAGGACGGCTGGTTCTTCTGCGGCTGCCACCGCGGCCTCGCCCTCCTCTACAGCATACTCCACCGCCAGGCGGTCGTGTGGGAACCCTTGACAGGCAACCAGCGATCTGTGGCTTTCCCACCGGGTTTCAACAACATAGAAGACGCTGCGGTCCTCTGCTCGTCGCCTGAAGGTGATTGCAAGTCTGCCTCATTTATTATTGTCTTGGTGCGCAGCACCACCACACATGCAGTTGCCAGTGTCTACGATTCAGAATCCAATGCATGGGGTGATACTATCTCGACACCGGTTTCAGCGACAGGTGGGATTTGTTGCATGAAACCCAGCACACTTGCTGGGAATGGACTTTATTGGCTACTTGTTGGAGGCAACATTCTCGAATTTGATCTTCAAAAGCTGAGCCTGGCTGAGATTGAGAAACCAGCAGCACTCAAGTGGTACGATTATTCCAACATCCAGGTTGTGCGGACAGAGGATGGCAGCTTAGGTCTTGCCACTTTATCAGGATTTAGCATGCTACTGTGGGAGATGAAGGCGGACTCTGATGGCTTTCTTGGATGGGTTCTGCAGAAGACGATTCAACTTGACAAAGTACTTTCATTAGAAGGGACGGACGAAGATTGCATAGTGATCTGGGGTTATACTGAGGACAGTAACATGATCTTTGTGTCTGCAGAACCTGATATTTTCATGATCCAACTTGACACCGTGCAGTTCAAGTCTCTATCTCGATCCTTCTACATCACGAGATACTATCCATACTCGAGTTTCTTTCCTACAG ATATAAGCTTATAG